From Arachis stenosperma cultivar V10309 chromosome 2, arast.V10309.gnm1.PFL2, whole genome shotgun sequence, one genomic window encodes:
- the LOC130963345 gene encoding dirigent protein 22-like: MIAQKNLITLFLFLIIFTSSATFLDNSIEPRSLNLHKEQTLSHFRFYWQEKFSEPKATSIEIVSPVPKYNNTAKFGSIRAIDIALTIGPNVSSKVVGRAQGVYVSASETEIDLLMIQNIVFYEGRYHGSSITAMGRNPIFSKVVRELDVVGGSGHFRFAKGYAELRTISSDPKTLDTAVQYDVYVYHH; encoded by the coding sequence ATGATCGCCCAAAAGAACCTCATCACCCTCTTCTTATTCCTTATCATCTTCACTTCTTCAGCCACCTTTCTTGACAACTCCATAGAACCCAGATCACTTAACCTACACAAAGAACAAACCTTATCCCACTTCAGATTCTATTGGCAAGAGAAATTTTCAGAACCAAAAGCAACATCAATCGAAATAGTTTCACCAGTTCCAAAATACAACAACACCGCAAAATTTGGTTCAATTAGAGCCATAGACATAGCTTTGACCATAGGACCGAATGTGAGCTCCAAGGTTGTTGGAAGAGCTCAGGGTGTCTATGTCTCGGCATCGGAAACCGAGATCGATCTTCTGATGATTCAGAATATTGTGTTCTACGAGGGAAGGTACCATGGAAGCTCCATAACCGCCATGGGAAGGAATCCGATCTTCAGTAAGGTAGTTAGGGAGTTGGATGTTGTTGGTGGCAGCGGGCATTTTAGGTTTGCTAAAGGGTATGCTGAATTGAGGACTATATCTTCGGATCCTAAGACTCTTGATACTGCGGTTCAGTACGATGTTTATGTTTATCATCATTGA